A DNA window from Streptococcus parapneumoniae contains the following coding sequences:
- a CDS encoding arginine repressor produces the protein MNKSEHRHQLIRALVAKNKIHTQAELQSLLAENDIQVTQATLSRDIKNMNLSKVREEDNAYYVLNNGSISKWEKRLENYMEDALIMLRPIQHQVLLKTLPGLAQSFATIIDALDFQYIIATLCGDDVCLIICEDTDAAQKCFEELKKFAPPFFFEE, from the coding sequence ATGAATAAATCAGAACACCGACACCAACTTATACGCGCTCTTGTCGCAAAAAACAAGATTCATACACAGGCTGAATTGCAGTCCCTTCTTGCTGAGAACGACATTCAAGTGACCCAGGCAACCCTCTCACGCGACATCAAAAATATGAACCTATCAAAAGTCCGCGAAGAAGATAACGCTTATTATGTTCTTAATAATGGTTCCATCTCAAAATGGGAAAAACGTTTGGAAAACTATATGGAAGATGCCCTCATCATGTTGCGACCTATTCAGCACCAAGTCCTACTCAAAACTCTTCCTGGTCTAGCACAATCGTTCGCTACAATTATTGATGCTCTTGATTTCCAATATATTATCGCAACCCTTTGTGGTGATGATGTTTGCCTTATCATCTGTGAAGATACAGATGCTGCTCAAAAGTGCTTTGAAGAACTGAAAAAATTCGCCCCACCATTTTTCTTTGAAGAATAA
- a CDS encoding Xaa-Pro dipeptidyl-peptidase, with protein sequence MRFNQYSYITFPKENILSELKKCGFDLQNTANPKELLETFLRRFFFTYENTDYPLSCLAIDKETNILTFFKSDKDLTADIFYTVTFQLLGFSYLVDFEDSEAFRKETGFPIVYDDLIENLYQLLNTRTKKGNTLIDQLVSDGLISEDNDYHYFNGKSLATFSSHDVIREVVYVESRVDTDQKGLPDLVKVSIIRPRFDGKIPAIMTASPYHQGTNDKASDKALYKMEGELEVKPAHKIELEEPQLNLVQPQGQAELVSEAEEKLSHINSSYTLNDYFLPRGFANLYVSGIGTKDSTGFMTNGDYQQIEAYKNVIDWLNSRCRAFTDHTRQRQVKADWSNGKVATTGLSYLGTMSNGLATTGVDGLEVIIAEAGISSWYNYYRENGLVTSPGGYPGEDFDSLAELTYSRNLLAGDYIRGNEAHQADLEKVKEQLDRKTGDYNQFWHDRNYLLNAHNVKAEVVFTHGSQDWNVKPLHVYQMFHALPNHINKHLFFHNGAHVYMNNWQSIDFREAMNALLTKKLLGQDTDFQLPTLIWQDNTAPQTWLSLDNFGGQENFETFSLGQEEQAIQNQYPDKDFERYGKTYQTFNTELYQGKANQITIDLPVTKDLHLNGRAQLNLRIKSSTNKGFLSAQLLELGQKKYLQPYPAILSAKTIDNGRYHMLENLCELPFRPDAQRVVTKGYLNLQNRTDLLLVEDITADEWMDVQFELQPTIYKLKEGDTLRLVLYTTDFEITIRDNTDYHLTVDLTQSTLTIPY encoded by the coding sequence ATGCGTTTTAATCAATATAGTTATATCACTTTTCCAAAAGAAAATATCTTATCTGAACTAAAAAAATGTGGCTTTGATTTACAAAACACAGCCAATCCCAAGGAATTACTGGAAACTTTTTTACGTCGCTTCTTTTTCACTTATGAGAACACCGACTATCCACTCTCCTGCTTGGCTATAGACAAAGAAACTAACATATTAACTTTTTTCAAATCTGATAAAGACTTGACAGCAGATATTTTTTATACTGTTACTTTTCAACTTTTAGGCTTTTCTTATTTGGTTGACTTCGAAGACAGTGAAGCTTTTCGTAAAGAGACTGGATTTCCTATTGTATACGATGACTTGATTGAAAATCTCTATCAGTTACTCAATACTCGCACCAAAAAAGGGAATACCCTGATTGATCAACTGGTAAGCGACGGTCTTATCTCTGAGGATAATGACTATCACTACTTTAACGGCAAAAGTTTAGCAACTTTTTCCAGCCATGATGTCATTCGTGAAGTCGTTTACGTTGAGTCTCGTGTCGATACTGACCAAAAAGGTCTTCCAGACTTAGTCAAGGTCAGCATTATTCGTCCTCGTTTTGATGGAAAAATCCCTGCCATCATGACAGCCAGCCCTTATCATCAGGGAACAAATGACAAGGCAAGCGATAAGGCTCTCTACAAGATGGAGGGCGAGCTTGAGGTAAAGCCTGCTCATAAGATTGAACTAGAGGAACCTCAACTCAATCTCGTCCAACCCCAAGGCCAAGCTGAGCTTGTGTCGGAAGCTGAGGAAAAGCTAAGCCACATCAACTCTAGCTATACTCTTAATGACTATTTCCTTCCACGAGGTTTTGCCAATCTCTATGTGTCAGGTATTGGTACCAAAGACTCTACTGGTTTCATGACTAATGGAGACTACCAGCAAATCGAGGCTTATAAAAATGTCATCGATTGGCTTAATAGCCGTTGCCGTGCCTTTACTGACCACACGCGCCAACGTCAAGTCAAAGCTGACTGGTCAAACGGAAAAGTTGCCACAACTGGACTTTCCTATCTTGGAACTATGTCCAATGGGCTTGCGACTACAGGCGTCGATGGTTTAGAAGTAATCATTGCTGAGGCTGGCATTTCTTCATGGTACAACTACTACCGTGAAAACGGTCTGGTAACTAGTCCAGGCGGTTATCCCGGTGAGGACTTTGACTCCCTTGCTGAGTTAACCTATTCTCGTAATCTCTTGGCTGGCGACTATATCCGTGGCAATGAAGCTCACCAAGCTGACTTAGAAAAAGTAAAGGAACAACTAGATCGCAAGACCGGCGACTATAACCAGTTTTGGCATGATCGCAACTATCTGCTCAATGCCCATAATGTAAAAGCAGAGGTTGTCTTTACCCACGGTTCACAGGATTGGAATGTCAAACCACTTCATGTTTACCAGATGTTCCATGCCCTTCCTAATCATATAAACAAGCACCTCTTTTTCCATAATGGTGCCCATGTTTATATGAATAACTGGCAGTCCATTGATTTCCGTGAAGCCATGAATGCCTTATTGACTAAAAAATTACTGGGACAAGATACAGATTTCCAACTTCCTACTCTTATCTGGCAGGACAATACAGCTCCACAGACTTGGCTATCACTTGATAACTTCGGTGGGCAAGAAAACTTTGAAACCTTCTCACTTGGGCAAGAAGAGCAAGCTATTCAAAACCAGTACCCAGATAAGGATTTTGAGCGTTATGGTAAGACCTACCAGACCTTCAATACGGAACTCTATCAAGGGAAAGCCAATCAGATTACTATTGACCTGCCTGTGACTAAAGATCTCCACCTGAACGGTCGCGCTCAGCTTAATCTTCGTATCAAATCCAGCACAAACAAGGGGTTCTTATCTGCTCAACTACTGGAACTTGGTCAAAAGAAATACCTACAACCTTATCCAGCTATTTTAAGTGCTAAAACCATTGATAATGGACGCTACCACATGTTGGAAAATCTCTGTGAATTACCATTTAGGCCAGATGCACAACGAGTCGTGACAAAAGGCTACCTTAATTTACAAAATAGAACTGATCTACTGTTAGTAGAGGATATTACTGCAGATGAATGGATGGATGTGCAATTTGAACTGCAACCAACTATTTATAAGCTAAAAGAAGGAGATACTCTTCGTTTAGTCCTCTATACTACTGACTTTGAAATCACAATCCGTGACAATACCGACTACCACTTGACTGTCGACCTCACTCAGTCCACACTTACAATACCTTACTAA
- the pfkA gene encoding 6-phosphofructokinase, with protein sequence MKRIAVLTSGGDAPGMNAAIRAVVRQAISEGMEVFGIYDGYAGMVAGEIHPLNAASVGNIISRGGTFLHSARYPEFAQLEGQLKGIEQLKKHGIEGVVVIGGDGSYHGAMRLTEHGFPAIGLPGTIDNDIVGTDFTIGFDTAVTTAMDAIDKIRDTSLSHRRTFVIEVMGRNAGDIALWAGIATGADEIIIPEEDFKIEDIVASIKAGYECGKRHNIIVLAEGVMSADEFAQKLKEAGDTTDLRVTELGHIQRGGSPTARDRVLASRMGAHAVKLLKKGIGGVAVGIRNEKMVENPILGTAEEGALFSLAADGKIIVNNPHKADLDLSQLNNCLS encoded by the coding sequence ATGAAACGTATTGCTGTTTTGACTAGTGGTGGAGACGCCCCTGGTATGAACGCTGCTATCCGTGCAGTTGTTCGTCAAGCAATTTCAGAAGGAATGGAAGTGTTTGGTATCTATGACGGATATGCTGGTATGGTTGCCGGTGAAATTCATCCCTTAAATGCGGCTTCAGTAGGAAACATCATTTCTCGTGGTGGTACTTTCCTTCACTCAGCTCGTTACCCAGAGTTCGCTCAACTTGAAGGGCAACTTAAAGGGATTGAGCAATTGAAAAAACACGGCATTGAAGGTGTAGTTGTTATCGGTGGTGACGGATCTTACCACGGTGCTATGCGTTTGACTGAGCATGGTTTCCCAGCTATCGGTCTTCCAGGTACAATTGATAACGATATCGTTGGTACTGACTTCACAATCGGTTTTGACACAGCGGTTACGACTGCTATGGACGCTATCGATAAGATTCGTGATACATCATTAAGTCACCGTCGTACTTTTGTCATCGAAGTTATGGGGCGTAACGCTGGTGATATCGCTCTTTGGGCTGGTATCGCAACTGGTGCTGATGAAATTATCATCCCTGAAGAAGACTTCAAAATTGAAGATATCGTAGCAAGTATCAAAGCTGGCTATGAATGTGGTAAAAGACACAATATCATCGTTTTGGCAGAGGGGGTTATGTCAGCAGATGAATTTGCTCAAAAACTAAAAGAAGCTGGAGATACGACCGATCTTCGTGTGACAGAACTTGGACATATTCAACGTGGTGGTTCTCCAACTGCGCGTGACCGTGTATTGGCGTCACGTATGGGTGCCCATGCCGTTAAACTTCTTAAAAAAGGTATCGGTGGTGTTGCGGTAGGTATTCGTAACGAAAAAATGGTTGAAAATCCAATTCTTGGTACTGCAGAAGAAGGAGCATTGTTTAGTTTGG
- a CDS encoding DNA polymerase III subunit alpha: MIAQLDTKTVYSFMESVISIDKYVRAAKEYGYTHLAMMDIDNLYGAFDFLEITKKYGIHPLLGLEMIVFVDEQEVNLRFLALSSVGYQQLMKLSTAKMQGEKTWSVLSQYLEDIAVIVPYFEEIESLNLGYDYYIGVYPETLTSEFHHPILPLYRVNAFESRDREVLQVLTAIKENLPLREVPLRSRQDVLISASSLEKLFLERFPQALDNLEKLISGISYDLDTSLKLPRFNPARPAVEELRERAELGLAQKGLTSKEYQDRLDQELAVIHDMGFDDYFLVVWDLLRFGRSNGYYMGMGRGSAVGSLVSYALDITGIDPVEKNLIFERFLNRERYTMPDIDIDIPDIYRPDFIRYVGNKYGSKHAAQIVTFSTFGAKQALRDVLKRFGVPEYELSAITKKISFRDNLKSAYEGNLQFRQQINSKLEYQKAFEIACKIEGYPRQTSVHAAGVVISDQDLTNYIPLKHGDEIPLTQYDAHGVEASGLLKMDFLGLRNLTFVQKMQELLAETEGIHLKIEEIDLEDKETLALFASGNTKGIFQFEQPGAIRLLKRVQPVCFEDVVATTSLNRPGASDYINNFVARKHGQEEVTVLDPVLEDILAPTYGIMLYQEQVMQVAQRFAGFSLGKADILRRAMGKKDASAMHEMRASFIQGSLEAGHTVEKAEQVFDVMEKFAGYGFNRSHAYAYSALAFQLAYFKTHYPAIFYQVMLNSANSDYLIDALEAGFEVAPLSINTIPYHDKIANKSIYLGLKSIKGVSKDLALWIIENRPYSSIEDFVAKLPENYLKLPLLEPLVKVGLFDSFERNRQKVFNNLVNLFEFVKELGSLFGDTIYSWQESEDWTEQEKFYMEQELLGIGVSKHPLQAIANKAIYPITPIGNLSENSYAIILVEVQKIKVIRTKKGENMAFLQVDDSKKKLDVTLFSDLYRQIGQEIKEGAFYYIKGKIQSRDGRLQMIAQEIREAVAERFWIQVKNHESDQEISRILDQYKGPIPVIIRYEEEQKTIVSPHHFVAKSNELEAKLNEIVMKTIYR, encoded by the coding sequence TTGATCGCACAACTAGATACAAAAACAGTCTATAGTTTTATGGAGAGCGTCATTTCGATTGACAAGTATGTGAGAGCAGCTAAAGAATACGGCTACACTCATCTGGCTATGATGGATATTGATAATCTTTACGGTGCTTTCGACTTTCTAGAGATTACAAAAAAATACGGTATTCATCCTTTACTAGGGCTTGAAATGATTGTATTTGTGGATGAGCAGGAAGTGAATTTGCGCTTTTTAGCTCTATCTAGTGTGGGCTATCAGCAGTTGATGAAGCTTTCAACAGCCAAGATGCAGGGGGAGAAAACTTGGTCAGTCCTGTCCCAGTATTTGGAGGATATTGCGGTCATTGTGCCTTATTTTGAAGAGATTGAGTCGCTAAATCTAGGATATGATTATTATATTGGGGTTTATCCAGAAACACTGACAAGCGAATTTCATCATCCTATCTTACCACTTTATCGAGTCAATGCCTTTGAAAGTAGGGATAGAGAAGTTCTGCAAGTGCTAACAGCGATTAAAGAAAACCTACCGCTCAGAGAAGTCCCTTTGCGCTCACGACAAGATGTCCTTATATCAGCAAGTTCTTTAGAGAAATTATTCCTAGAACGATTTCCGCAAGCCTTAGACAATTTAGAAAAGCTGATTTCAGGCATTTCTTACGACTTGGATACGAGTCTGAAACTGCCTCGTTTTAACCCAGCTAGACCAGCAGTAGAAGAGTTGAGAGAACGCGCTGAGCTTGGGCTTGCTCAGAAGGGATTGACTAGTAAAGAATATCAAGATCGACTAGACCAAGAATTGGCTGTTATTCATGATATGGGCTTTGACGATTATTTCTTGGTTGTCTGGGATTTGCTGCGTTTTGGACGTTCGAATGGCTATTATATGGGAATGGGACGGGGTTCTGCAGTAGGTAGCTTGGTTTCCTATGCCTTGGATATTACAGGGATTGACCCAGTAGAGAAAAATCTGATTTTTGAACGCTTTCTTAATCGTGAACGCTATACCATGCCTGATATTGATATTGATATCCCAGATATTTATCGTCCAGATTTTATCAGATATGTTGGCAATAAATATGGCAGTAAACATGCTGCACAAATCGTTACTTTTTCTACCTTTGGAGCTAAGCAAGCTCTTCGAGATGTCTTGAAACGTTTTGGTGTGCCAGAGTATGAATTATCTGCAATTACCAAGAAAATCAGTTTTCGTGATAATCTCAAATCAGCCTATGAGGGCAATCTCCAGTTTCGTCAGCAAATAAATAGTAAGTTAGAATACCAAAAAGCCTTTGAGATTGCTTGCAAGATAGAGGGCTATCCAAGACAAACCTCTGTCCATGCGGCTGGTGTTGTGATCAGTGACCAAGACTTGACCAACTACATCCCTCTGAAGCACGGTGATGAAATTCCACTGACTCAATATGATGCTCATGGAGTTGAAGCTAGTGGGCTTTTGAAAATGGACTTTCTGGGACTACGAAATTTGACCTTTGTCCAGAAGATGCAAGAGTTGCTTGCTGAAACAGAAGGGATTCATCTGAAAATAGAAGAAATCGATCTGGAAGACAAAGAAACGTTAGCTTTATTTGCCTCTGGAAATACAAAAGGTATCTTTCAATTTGAACAACCTGGCGCCATTCGCTTGCTCAAACGTGTGCAACCAGTCTGTTTTGAAGATGTCGTAGCAACTACTTCTCTAAATCGACCAGGTGCTAGTGACTATATCAATAATTTTGTGGCAAGAAAGCATGGGCAGGAAGAAGTGACTGTTCTGGATCCAGTACTGGAGGATATTTTGGCTCCAACCTATGGTATCATGCTCTATCAGGAGCAGGTTATGCAGGTTGCCCAGCGTTTTGCTGGATTTAGTCTTGGGAAAGCTGATATTTTGCGCCGGGCTATGGGGAAAAAGGATGCCTCTGCCATGCATGAGATGAGGGCTTCCTTTATTCAAGGTTCATTAGAAGCTGGTCATACTGTGGAAAAAGCAGAGCAGGTCTTTGATGTCATGGAGAAGTTTGCAGGTTATGGTTTTAACAGGTCACATGCCTATGCCTACTCAGCCTTGGCCTTCCAGTTGGCTTATTTCAAAACGCATTATCCAGCCATTTTTTATCAGGTCATGTTGAATTCTGCCAACAGTGATTACTTAATAGATGCACTTGAAGCAGGCTTTGAAGTAGCGCCTCTGTCCATCAACACCATTCCCTATCACGATAAAATTGCGAACAAGTCTATCTATCTAGGTTTGAAATCGATTAAAGGAGTCAGCAAGGATTTGGCGCTTTGGATTATTGAAAATAGACCTTATTCTAGCATTGAAGATTTTGTAGCTAAATTACCTGAGAATTATCTGAAACTTCCTCTGCTAGAACCTTTGGTAAAAGTTGGTCTTTTTGATTCATTTGAAAGAAATCGTCAAAAAGTATTCAATAATTTAGTTAATCTATTTGAATTTGTAAAAGAGTTAGGAAGTTTGTTTGGAGATACTATTTATAGTTGGCAGGAATCGGAAGATTGGACGGAACAAGAAAAATTCTATATGGAACAAGAGCTTTTAGGGATAGGTGTCAGCAAACATCCCCTACAAGCTATTGCAAATAAGGCTATTTACCCGATTACTCCAATTGGGAATTTGTCAGAAAATAGCTACGCTATTATTTTGGTTGAAGTTCAGAAAATAAAAGTAATTCGTACCAAAAAGGGCGAAAACATGGCTTTCTTACAGGTAGATGATAGTAAAAAAAAATTGGATGTTACTCTCTTTTCAGACTTATATCGTCAGATTGGGCAGGAAATAAAAGAGGGAGCCTTCTACTATATAAAAGGAAAAATCCAGTCACGTGATGGCCGTCTGCAAATGATTGCACAAGAAATAAGAGAAGCAGTTGCTGAACGCTTTTGGATACAGGTAAAAAATCATGAATCGGATCAAGAAATTTCACGTATTTTAGACCAATATAAAGGCCCAATCCCAGTCATCATCAGGTATGAAGAAGAACAGAAAACAATCGTTTCCCCTCATCATTTTGTAGCTAAATCCAATGAATTAGAAGCGAAATTGAATGAAATCGTTATGAAAACGATTTATCGCTAA